In Vibrio marisflavi CECT 7928, the following are encoded in one genomic region:
- the punR gene encoding DNA-binding transcriptional activator PunR, whose product MYSKSSLELIDTIARLESFAAAAEVLHRVPSAISYSVRQLERDLGVVLFKRLPRKVELTEAGIIFVSHARDMLRQMDEVTIQTQRAASGWKQTLKITLDNIVRLEKMERLVSDFYATFDFAELQINMEVFNGSWEAISQGRADIAIGATSAIPVGGEYNTKNMGSMEWVFVMSPSHPCAKAAQLTEELVSKYSAICLDDTSRELPKRHNSYFPNQRRLLLPNWHTAIDCLKKGLGVGYMPRHMASKHLQAGTLIERSNPLETPNSECCLVWRRDPTNKLIQWMVDYLGSSEQLYQDWLKA is encoded by the coding sequence ATGTACTCCAAATCATCCCTCGAATTAATAGATACCATTGCTCGTCTAGAGAGTTTTGCCGCAGCAGCGGAAGTACTGCATCGCGTTCCATCAGCAATCAGTTATTCTGTTCGTCAGCTTGAGAGAGACTTGGGTGTCGTGCTATTTAAAAGACTTCCAAGGAAAGTTGAACTCACTGAAGCTGGAATAATATTTGTTTCGCACGCTAGAGACATGTTGCGACAAATGGATGAGGTCACCATTCAAACGCAGCGAGCAGCAAGTGGTTGGAAGCAAACGTTAAAAATTACACTGGATAATATTGTGCGTTTGGAAAAAATGGAACGATTAGTCAGTGACTTCTACGCAACTTTTGATTTTGCAGAGCTGCAAATCAATATGGAGGTGTTTAATGGCTCTTGGGAAGCGATATCTCAAGGTCGAGCGGATATTGCTATTGGAGCTACTTCCGCAATTCCAGTTGGTGGAGAGTACAATACAAAAAATATGGGCAGTATGGAGTGGGTTTTTGTTATGTCACCTAGCCACCCTTGTGCAAAAGCAGCGCAGTTAACAGAGGAATTGGTAAGCAAGTATTCAGCAATTTGTTTAGATGATACCTCAAGAGAACTCCCAAAAAGGCACAATAGCTACTTCCCAAACCAACGCCGCCTGTTATTACCGAACTGGCATACCGCAATAGATTGTTTAAAGAAGGGGCTTGGAGTTGGTTATATGCCGCGTCATATGGCTAGTAAGCACTTACAAGCTGGTACATTGATCGAGAGATCTAATCCTTTGGAAACACCCAATAGTGAATGTTGTCTAGTATGGAGAAGAGATCCAACAAACAAGCTTATACAATGGATGGTAGATTATTTAGGTTCATCAGAGCAGCTGTATCAAGACTGGTTAAAAGCATAA
- the crcB gene encoding fluoride efflux transporter CrcB: MNQLYILGYIAIGGAFGACSRYLISEWCAALLGKGFPYGTLTVNIAGSFIMGLLAAALQNDLISNDPWRQIIGLGFLGALTTFSTFSMDNVTLMQQGAMFKMGLNVILNVLFSISAAWVGFQIISRA; the protein is encoded by the coding sequence ATGAATCAGCTTTATATCTTAGGCTACATAGCAATTGGTGGGGCATTTGGTGCCTGTTCTCGCTATCTTATTTCAGAGTGGTGCGCTGCGCTTCTTGGCAAGGGGTTCCCGTACGGCACGCTAACGGTCAACATCGCAGGTTCTTTCATCATGGGTCTGCTAGCTGCCGCATTACAAAATGACTTGATATCAAATGACCCTTGGCGCCAGATTATTGGTCTTGGCTTCTTAGGCGCGCTAACTACGTTTTCTACCTTCTCAATGGATAACGTTACTCTGATGCAGCAGGGCGCAATGTTTAAAATGGGACTAAATGTCATATTGAATGTACTGTTTAGTATTTCTGCTGCTTGGGTTGGTTTTCAGATTATCTCTCGAGCATAA
- the glmU gene encoding bifunctional UDP-N-acetylglucosamine diphosphorylase/glucosamine-1-phosphate N-acetyltransferase GlmU: MNFSAVILAAGKGTRMYSNLPKVLHTLAGKPMVKHVIDTCKGMDAQSIHLVYGHGGQLMQDSLSSENVNWVLQAEQLGTGHAVDQASSQFADDEQVLVLYGDVPLISEQTLTSLLHAQPKGGIGLLTVVLDDPTGYGRIVRQNDQVVAIVEQKDASDVQKQIQEINTGVMVATGKDLKRWLSGLSNDNAQGEYYLTDVIAAAHKEGRQIEAVHPESPIEVEGVNDRLQLSRLERAYQTMQAESLLKQGVMLRDPARFDLRGELQAGKDCEIDINVIIEGKVSLGDNVKIGAGSVLIDCEIDDNTIVRPYSVIEDACVGEECTVGPFSRLRPGAQLSDDAHVGNFVEIKKATLGKGSKANHLAYIGDAEIGQRVNIGAGAITCNYDGANKHKTIIGDDVFVGSDSQLVAPVEIGNGATIGAGTTLTRNVSENELVITRAKERKVPSWQRPVKNK, from the coding sequence ATGAATTTTAGCGCCGTTATCCTCGCCGCGGGAAAGGGAACCCGAATGTACTCCAATTTACCTAAGGTGCTACATACCTTAGCTGGTAAACCAATGGTCAAGCATGTTATCGATACTTGCAAAGGAATGGATGCGCAGAGTATTCATCTTGTTTATGGCCATGGCGGACAGCTGATGCAAGATTCTTTATCCAGCGAAAACGTAAACTGGGTATTGCAAGCTGAGCAACTAGGTACTGGTCATGCGGTTGATCAAGCTTCTTCTCAGTTTGCTGATGATGAGCAGGTTTTGGTTCTGTACGGAGATGTACCGCTAATAAGTGAGCAAACACTTACTTCTTTATTACATGCTCAGCCAAAAGGCGGAATTGGTTTACTGACGGTTGTTCTTGATGATCCGACTGGTTATGGTCGCATCGTTCGTCAAAATGATCAGGTGGTAGCTATTGTTGAGCAAAAAGATGCTTCCGATGTGCAAAAACAAATTCAAGAAATAAATACCGGCGTCATGGTTGCTACAGGTAAAGATCTAAAGCGATGGTTATCTGGTCTAAGTAACGATAACGCACAAGGTGAATATTACTTAACTGATGTCATAGCTGCAGCTCATAAAGAAGGGCGTCAAATTGAAGCTGTTCACCCAGAGAGTCCAATTGAGGTGGAAGGGGTAAATGATCGTCTTCAGTTATCTCGACTAGAGAGAGCTTACCAAACGATGCAAGCTGAGAGCTTGCTTAAGCAAGGCGTCATGTTAAGAGATCCGGCACGTTTTGATTTACGTGGTGAGTTGCAAGCAGGCAAAGACTGTGAAATTGACATTAACGTCATCATCGAAGGCAAAGTGTCGTTGGGTGACAATGTTAAGATTGGCGCAGGAAGTGTTTTGATCGATTGCGAAATAGACGACAACACTATAGTGCGTCCGTACTCCGTTATTGAAGATGCCTGTGTTGGCGAAGAATGTACAGTTGGACCATTTAGCCGCTTACGCCCTGGAGCTCAGCTTTCTGATGACGCGCACGTAGGTAATTTCGTAGAAATCAAAAAAGCAACGTTAGGCAAAGGCTCTAAAGCAAACCATCTAGCTTATATTGGCGATGCCGAAATTGGTCAGCGCGTGAATATTGGAGCTGGTGCGATCACCTGTAATTATGATGGTGCAAACAAGCATAAGACCATCATTGGTGACGATGTTTTTGTTGGATCAGATAGCCAGCTTGTTGCGCCTGTTGAAATTGGTAATGGTGCGACAATTGGTGCCGGAACCACATTAACAAGAAATGTATCAGAAAATGAGCTCGTTATTACACGTGCGAAAGAGCGTAAAGTGCCAAGCTGGCAGCGACCAGTTAAGAATAAATAG
- the punC gene encoding purine nucleoside transporter PunC gives MRPSKLQLLYLICLSMLGFVATDMYLPAFKDLEVAFSTGPQQIALSLSVFLVGMAIGQFLWGLASDRYGSKKTLIAGLAIFSIASVGIAFSESIWQLLSLRFLQAIGVCAPAVIWQAMIIKRYSSSTSQQLFSTIMPLVALSPALAPQLGVLLSHSLGWRSIFLALTLIGIALVIATCFQPGESNTATKSSSVKQDVAFLIKNRVYVGNILMFAFASAAFFAYLTGMPEIMTRLGYSAKDIGFSFIPQTIAFIVGGYLGKIAVRKYGASCTLKNLLAMFVISSVMILVASQWQLTSIWPILAPFCLLALANGAMYPIIVNQALSSAKHCAATAAGLQNSIQITVSSIASAIVATFALHAQSATGSAIFVCMVALLCSYFIATWKARSHNVEGESRPLTNEE, from the coding sequence ATGAGACCATCAAAATTGCAGTTACTCTATCTAATCTGCTTATCCATGTTGGGTTTTGTGGCTACAGATATGTACTTACCTGCCTTTAAAGATCTAGAAGTAGCATTCTCAACAGGACCACAACAGATTGCATTATCCTTAAGTGTTTTCTTGGTCGGAATGGCTATCGGACAATTTTTATGGGGTCTAGCAAGTGATAGATATGGAAGTAAGAAAACTCTGATTGCTGGATTAGCTATTTTTTCAATTGCATCGGTAGGTATCGCTTTCAGCGAATCTATTTGGCAGCTATTGTCACTACGCTTTTTGCAAGCCATCGGGGTGTGCGCACCAGCGGTTATTTGGCAAGCTATGATCATAAAACGCTACTCAAGCTCCACAAGCCAACAGCTCTTTTCTACCATTATGCCTTTGGTTGCTCTATCTCCAGCGTTGGCGCCACAATTAGGTGTGCTTCTATCTCATAGCCTTGGTTGGCGTAGTATCTTCTTGGCATTGACTCTGATTGGTATCGCTTTGGTTATCGCTACATGTTTCCAGCCAGGAGAAAGCAACACGGCCACTAAATCAAGCTCAGTGAAACAAGATGTCGCGTTTCTAATCAAAAATCGAGTCTATGTAGGTAACATATTGATGTTCGCCTTTGCCTCAGCTGCTTTTTTTGCATACTTAACTGGTATGCCAGAAATAATGACCCGTCTGGGCTATTCTGCTAAAGACATTGGCTTCAGCTTTATCCCACAAACTATCGCTTTCATAGTCGGTGGATATTTAGGGAAGATTGCAGTAAGAAAATACGGTGCCAGCTGTACTTTGAAAAACTTATTAGCAATGTTCGTCATCTCATCAGTAATGATACTTGTCGCTTCACAATGGCAGCTTACTTCAATATGGCCAATACTAGCGCCATTTTGCTTGCTTGCTCTTGCTAATGGCGCTATGTACCCAATTATCGTCAACCAAGCCCTTTCTAGCGCTAAGCATTGCGCTGCAACAGCTGCTGGTTTACAAAACAGTATCCAGATCACCGTAAGTAGTATTGCCAGTGCGATTGTGGCAACGTTTGCTTTGCATGCTCAATCAGCGACAGGCAGTGCTATTTTTGTTTGTATGGTAGCTCTGCTATGCAGTTACTTTATAGCAACGTGGAAAGCTCGTTCTCATAACGTTGAAGGAGAGAGTAGACCTCTCACGAATGAAGAATGA
- the hemG gene encoding menaquinone-dependent protoporphyrinogen IX dehydrogenase: MMKVLFLYSSREGQTKKIFKFIDSELQGYECELRNLDEVDSIDLAQYDKVLIGASIRYGHLNKKLYQFIDTHLEQLNRSKVAFFCVNLTARKEEQGKDTPEGSAYIQTFLKKSPWKPELIGVFAGALYYPRYNWIDRMMIKFIMSMTGGETDTSKEVEYTNWQKVALFAEEFKGLKAKNV, encoded by the coding sequence GTGATGAAAGTACTATTCCTTTATTCAAGTAGAGAAGGACAAACCAAAAAAATCTTCAAGTTCATCGATAGTGAACTGCAGGGGTATGAGTGTGAGCTAAGAAATCTAGACGAGGTTGATAGCATAGACTTAGCTCAGTACGATAAGGTGTTGATCGGTGCTTCTATTCGTTATGGCCACCTTAATAAGAAGCTATATCAATTTATAGATACCCACCTAGAGCAATTGAATAGAAGTAAAGTGGCCTTTTTCTGTGTGAACTTGACGGCTAGAAAGGAAGAGCAAGGAAAAGACACACCAGAAGGTAGCGCTTACATCCAAACCTTTCTCAAAAAATCGCCTTGGAAACCTGAGCTTATAGGTGTCTTTGCTGGGGCTCTTTATTATCCTCGTTATAACTGGATAGATAGAATGATGATTAAGTTCATCATGAGTATGACGGGCGGAGAAACAGATACCAGTAAAGAGGTTGAATATACCAATTGGCAAAAGGTGGCATTGTTTGCTGAAGAATTTAAGGGTTTGAAGGCTAAAAACGTATAG
- the fadA gene encoding acetyl-CoA C-acyltransferase FadA, whose translation MNNVVIVDCLRTPMGRSKGGAFRHTRAEDLSAHLMSGLLQRNPQVSANEIEDIYWGCVQQTLEQGFNVARNAALLAGLPIEVGAVTVNRLCGSSMQALHDAARTIMVGDAEICMIGGVEHMGHVPMNHGVDFHPGLSKNVAKAAGMMGLTAEMLGKMYNISRQQQDEFAANSHQKAHSATVEGRFKNEILPIEAHAEDGSLIKLDYDEVIRPETTVEGLSQLRPVFDPASGTVTAGSSSALSDGAAAMLIMSEEKAKSLGLTIRARIKSMAIAGCDPSIMGYGPVPASKKALKRAGLSIADIDVVELNEAFAAQSLPCVADLGLAEDMDKKVNLNGGAIALGHPLGCSGARISTTLINIMEHKNAKFGLATMCIGLGQGIATVFERP comes from the coding sequence ATGAACAACGTAGTTATTGTTGATTGCCTACGCACCCCAATGGGACGTTCCAAAGGTGGTGCCTTTCGTCACACTCGAGCAGAAGATCTTTCTGCGCACCTCATGAGCGGATTACTGCAGCGAAACCCACAAGTTTCTGCCAATGAAATTGAAGATATTTATTGGGGATGTGTGCAACAAACACTAGAGCAAGGGTTTAATGTCGCTAGAAATGCTGCTCTTTTAGCAGGCCTACCGATTGAAGTAGGTGCCGTCACGGTGAACCGCTTGTGTGGATCATCAATGCAAGCTCTTCATGACGCAGCAAGAACCATTATGGTGGGTGACGCTGAGATCTGTATGATAGGCGGTGTCGAACACATGGGGCACGTTCCAATGAACCATGGTGTTGACTTTCACCCTGGACTATCAAAAAATGTCGCAAAAGCAGCTGGTATGATGGGGCTAACAGCGGAAATGCTGGGCAAAATGTATAACATTAGCCGACAGCAACAAGATGAATTTGCCGCGAATTCTCACCAGAAAGCGCATTCTGCTACCGTTGAGGGACGCTTCAAAAATGAAATTTTACCAATTGAAGCGCACGCTGAAGATGGATCGCTAATTAAACTCGACTATGATGAAGTGATTCGTCCGGAAACGACGGTGGAAGGGTTATCGCAATTACGACCTGTGTTTGACCCTGCTTCTGGTACAGTGACTGCGGGCTCCTCATCCGCTCTATCGGATGGCGCTGCTGCAATGCTGATCATGTCAGAAGAAAAGGCCAAGTCTCTAGGGCTGACCATAAGAGCAAGAATTAAATCAATGGCTATCGCGGGCTGCGATCCTTCTATCATGGGTTATGGACCAGTACCTGCAAGTAAAAAAGCACTAAAAAGAGCAGGCTTATCTATTGCCGATATTGATGTTGTTGAGCTCAACGAAGCGTTTGCTGCTCAATCACTACCTTGTGTCGCTGACTTAGGTTTAGCTGAAGATATGGACAAGAAAGTGAACTTAAATGGCGGCGCTATTGCTCTTGGTCATCCTCTTGGCTGCTCTGGGGCCAGAATTTCCACAACACTTATTAATATTATGGAACACAAAAATGCCAAGTTTGGCTTAGCTACTATGTGTATTGGGCTAGGACAAGGTATTGCGACTGTGTTTGAAAGGCCTTAG
- the fadB gene encoding fatty acid oxidation complex subunit alpha FadB produces the protein MIYQANTLSVKELDNGIAELQFCSPASVNKLDIATLESLDSAIEKIKSHANLKGLIVTSDKDSFIVGADITEFLGLFEKSKQELDHWLQFANSIFNKLEDLPFPTLSALKGHTLGGGCECVLATDFRISDTTTNIGLPETKLGIMPGFGGCVRLPRVIGADNAMEIITQGKSVKAEKALKLGLLDAVVDECSLRQSAIDTITKAIANELDWKKRREQKTSPLSLSKVEAKMSFTIAKGMVLQAVGNHYPAPMNAVLAIENGASQSRNEALDFERQYFIELAKSPEAKSLVGIFLNDQYLKSKAKKSAKSASHSTSQSAVLGAGIMGGGIAYQSALKGVPVVMKDIAQPALDLGMGEASKLLNKKLSQGRIDGFKMADVLASIKPTLNYADINDADIVVEAVIENPKIKSSVLKEVEELVDSNTVIASNTSTIPINILASSLKRPENFCGMHFFNPVHRMPLVEIIRGEHTSEETINRVVAYAAKMGKSPIVVNDCPGFFVNRVLFPYFAAFNLLLKDGADFTHIDKVMERQYGWPMGPAYLLDVVGIDTARHAQDVMSQGFPTRMANDERDAIQALFESERFGQKNGRGFYEYSIDKKGKPKKSLSNDVAPILESVSMKSMEFDAETIMERMMIPMINEVLLCFEENIVATPQEADMALVYGLGFPPFRGGVCRYLDSIGIDKYIEMASKYQHLGPLYQVPALLEKMRAEGETFYSADNVKSL, from the coding sequence ATGATTTATCAAGCTAACACCTTATCAGTAAAGGAACTGGACAACGGGATTGCAGAGCTACAGTTTTGCTCACCAGCTTCTGTAAACAAACTCGATATCGCAACCTTAGAGTCTCTTGATAGTGCCATTGAGAAGATAAAATCTCATGCAAACTTAAAGGGACTCATCGTTACATCAGACAAAGACAGTTTTATCGTTGGCGCTGATATTACAGAATTTTTAGGGCTTTTCGAAAAATCAAAGCAGGAGCTAGATCACTGGCTTCAGTTTGCGAATTCTATCTTCAATAAACTGGAAGATTTGCCATTTCCAACTCTGTCTGCACTAAAAGGGCACACTCTGGGTGGCGGATGTGAGTGTGTACTTGCTACGGACTTTCGTATTAGCGATACGACGACTAATATCGGCTTGCCCGAAACAAAATTGGGAATCATGCCTGGATTTGGTGGCTGTGTAAGACTTCCTCGTGTTATTGGCGCAGACAACGCCATGGAAATCATTACGCAAGGTAAGTCTGTAAAAGCGGAAAAAGCGTTGAAATTAGGCCTACTAGATGCCGTGGTAGATGAATGTTCTTTACGACAATCTGCGATAGACACAATAACAAAAGCAATTGCAAACGAACTAGATTGGAAAAAGCGCCGAGAGCAAAAAACTTCCCCATTGAGTTTAAGTAAAGTTGAAGCAAAGATGAGCTTCACGATTGCTAAAGGAATGGTATTACAGGCGGTGGGTAATCACTACCCTGCTCCAATGAATGCCGTATTAGCCATTGAAAACGGTGCAAGCCAATCAAGAAACGAGGCTCTAGACTTTGAGCGCCAATACTTTATCGAACTAGCTAAATCTCCCGAAGCTAAATCATTAGTTGGCATTTTCCTTAACGACCAATACCTAAAATCCAAAGCTAAAAAATCCGCTAAGAGTGCTAGTCATAGCACCAGCCAAAGCGCCGTGTTAGGTGCGGGTATAATGGGCGGAGGCATCGCTTATCAATCCGCCCTGAAAGGCGTTCCTGTGGTGATGAAAGATATAGCACAGCCTGCTTTGGACTTGGGTATGGGTGAAGCGTCAAAACTACTCAACAAAAAGCTTTCTCAGGGACGAATAGATGGCTTTAAGATGGCTGACGTTCTTGCTTCAATCAAACCTACCCTCAACTACGCAGATATCAATGACGCAGACATTGTCGTAGAAGCAGTAATCGAGAACCCGAAAATCAAATCTAGCGTACTTAAGGAAGTCGAAGAGTTGGTAGACTCAAACACAGTTATTGCATCTAACACTTCTACTATTCCGATTAATATTTTGGCCTCTTCTTTAAAAAGGCCGGAAAACTTCTGTGGTATGCACTTTTTTAATCCAGTTCATCGTATGCCTTTGGTAGAAATCATTCGTGGTGAACACACCTCTGAAGAAACCATCAACAGAGTCGTGGCGTATGCTGCGAAAATGGGTAAGTCCCCAATAGTTGTCAACGATTGCCCTGGTTTTTTCGTTAACCGAGTACTCTTCCCTTATTTTGCCGCGTTCAATTTACTGCTAAAAGATGGCGCAGACTTTACTCACATCGATAAAGTAATGGAACGTCAATACGGCTGGCCTATGGGCCCTGCCTATCTTCTTGATGTTGTTGGTATTGATACAGCTCGCCACGCCCAAGATGTTATGTCTCAAGGATTCCCTACAAGAATGGCGAACGATGAGCGAGATGCAATCCAAGCACTATTTGAATCCGAAAGATTTGGACAGAAAAATGGCCGAGGCTTCTATGAATACAGCATTGATAAAAAGGGCAAACCAAAGAAATCCCTTTCCAACGATGTTGCCCCTATCTTAGAAAGCGTTTCGATGAAGTCTATGGAGTTCGATGCTGAAACCATTATGGAGCGCATGATGATTCCAATGATCAATGAAGTTCTGCTCTGCTTCGAGGAAAACATTGTTGCTACACCGCAAGAGGCAGATATGGCCTTAGTTTACGGGCTTGGCTTCCCTCCATTTAGAGGTGGTGTCTGCCGCTACTTGGACTCGATAGGCATTGATAAATACATTGAGATGGCAAGCAAATACCAGCACCTAGGGCCGCTTTATCAAGTCCCTGCTTTGCTCGAAAAGATGCGTGCTGAAGGCGAAACATTTTATTCAGCCGACAATGTTAAGTCACTTTAA
- a CDS encoding F0F1 ATP synthase subunit epsilon encodes MAEITFHLDVVSAEKKIFSGRVETFQVTGSEGELGIFHGHTPLLTAIKPGMVRIVKQFGHEEIIYVSGGIVEVQPGTATVLADTAIRGEELDAAKAEEAKRKAEEHIKNQHGDMDFAQAASDLAKAIAQLRVIELTKRRR; translated from the coding sequence ATGGCAGAGATTACCTTTCACCTTGATGTTGTAAGCGCGGAAAAGAAAATATTTTCTGGCCGTGTTGAGACTTTTCAGGTGACCGGTAGCGAAGGTGAATTGGGTATTTTTCATGGCCATACACCGCTGCTTACCGCTATAAAGCCTGGCATGGTTCGTATCGTAAAACAATTTGGACATGAAGAAATCATCTATGTGTCTGGAGGTATTGTTGAAGTTCAACCAGGAACGGCAACTGTACTGGCTGATACGGCTATCCGTGGTGAAGAACTAGATGCTGCTAAAGCTGAAGAAGCGAAAAGAAAAGCTGAAGAACATATTAAGAACCAACATGGTGATATGGACTTTGCTCAAGCAGCAAGTGATTTGGCGAAGGCGATTGCCCAGCTTCGAGTTATCGAGTTGACCAAACGTCGACGCTAA
- a CDS encoding TrkH family potassium uptake protein — MQFRSIIRIVGLLLALFSITMLAPALVALIYRDGAGVSFVTTFFVLLACGAFCWFPNRRYKQELQSRDGFLIVVLFWTVLGSAGALPFLISDNPSVSVTDAFFESFSALTTTGATVLTGLDYLPKAILFYRQILQWFGGMGIIVLAVAILPVLGIGGMQLYRAEIPGPVKDRKMTPRIAETAKALWYIYLSLTIACALAYWLAGMTPFDAICHSFSTIAIGGFSTHDASMGYFNSEAINLIAVVFLLISACNYSLHFAAVASGGVHPRYYLRDPEFRAFFVVQGILFLICFGVLLLNQTYGSTFETFDMALFQTVSISTTAGFTTSSFSEWPLFLPVLLLFSSFIGGCAGSTGGGMKVIRILLLTRQGAREMKRLIHPRAVYTIKLGGTALNQRVVDAVWGFFSAYTLVFVVCMLALIATGMGELTAFSAVAATLNNLGPGLGEVASNFANVNDGAKWVLVLSMVFGRLEIFTLLILFTPTFWRS; from the coding sequence ATGCAATTTCGATCTATTATTCGCATAGTTGGCCTTTTGTTGGCTCTTTTCAGTATTACTATGCTTGCTCCAGCGTTAGTCGCATTGATTTACCGAGACGGAGCTGGGGTTTCTTTCGTTACTACATTTTTTGTACTACTGGCTTGTGGGGCGTTTTGTTGGTTTCCAAACCGGAGATATAAGCAGGAGCTTCAATCTAGAGACGGTTTCCTCATCGTTGTCCTGTTTTGGACGGTACTCGGAAGCGCTGGTGCCTTGCCTTTCCTTATTTCGGATAATCCTAGCGTTTCGGTAACAGATGCGTTCTTTGAATCCTTCTCTGCATTGACCACAACCGGTGCCACGGTATTGACCGGTCTTGATTACTTACCCAAAGCCATACTTTTTTATCGACAAATATTGCAGTGGTTTGGCGGGATGGGGATCATCGTGTTAGCAGTAGCGATTTTACCTGTGCTTGGTATCGGTGGTATGCAGTTATACAGAGCAGAAATTCCCGGCCCAGTGAAAGATCGTAAGATGACTCCTCGAATTGCCGAAACAGCAAAAGCGCTTTGGTACATCTATTTGAGTCTTACGATTGCATGTGCGTTGGCATACTGGCTTGCTGGAATGACACCGTTTGATGCTATCTGTCATAGTTTCTCTACTATAGCGATCGGGGGTTTTTCTACCCATGATGCGAGTATGGGCTATTTCAATAGTGAAGCCATTAACTTAATTGCAGTCGTGTTTTTGCTTATTTCAGCCTGTAACTACTCACTTCATTTCGCAGCTGTGGCCTCCGGTGGGGTTCATCCTCGGTATTACTTACGTGATCCTGAGTTTCGTGCATTTTTTGTGGTGCAGGGCATACTGTTTTTGATTTGCTTTGGTGTTCTACTACTGAATCAAACTTACGGCTCGACGTTTGAAACTTTCGATATGGCTTTATTCCAAACCGTGTCCATTTCCACAACAGCAGGTTTTACGACATCGAGTTTCTCTGAGTGGCCTTTGTTCTTGCCAGTACTATTGCTTTTCTCTTCATTTATTGGCGGCTGTGCTGGCTCAACTGGTGGAGGAATGAAAGTAATAAGAATTCTCTTGCTGACTCGTCAGGGGGCTAGAGAAATGAAGCGATTGATCCACCCTAGAGCTGTCTACACCATCAAACTTGGAGGAACAGCGTTAAATCAAAGAGTTGTTGACGCTGTATGGGGGTTCTTTTCTGCATATACTTTGGTTTTTGTAGTGTGTATGCTGGCTCTAATTGCCACGGGGATGGGCGAGTTGACCGCTTTCTCTGCCGTAGCAGCAACGCTAAACAACTTAGGTCCGGGGTTAGGAGAGGTGGCTTCAAACTTTGCTAACGTCAATGATGGTGCCAAGTGGGTGCTGGTTCTTTCTATGGTATTTGGACGTTTAGAGATATTTACTCTGCTTATTTTGTTTACTCCTACATTTTGGCGCAGTTAA
- a CDS encoding YigZ family protein, translated as MNDSPYLIPSEPTLFEEEIKKSVFITHLIHTPSVDAAKTAIEQIKQEHKSARHNCWGFVAGRPEDSMKWGFSDDGEPSGTAGKPILAQLSGSGVGELTAVVTRYSGGIKLGTGGLVKAYGGVVQQALKQLQTIEKKITTKLRLELDYGLMPVIQSVMDFYQALTVDSDYSDSVVLVVEIEKNQVDAFTQATINKSGAKVVVTTIN; from the coding sequence ATGAACGATAGCCCTTATTTAATTCCCTCTGAACCAACACTATTTGAAGAGGAAATTAAAAAAAGTGTCTTCATTACTCACTTGATCCATACACCAAGTGTAGACGCCGCCAAGACTGCTATTGAACAGATAAAACAAGAACACAAGTCAGCAAGGCATAATTGCTGGGGATTTGTAGCGGGAAGGCCAGAAGATTCAATGAAGTGGGGATTTAGCGATGATGGTGAGCCCTCAGGGACTGCTGGAAAGCCAATACTTGCCCAGCTGTCTGGTTCAGGCGTAGGAGAGTTAACTGCCGTGGTGACTCGTTATTCGGGGGGGATTAAGTTAGGTACTGGTGGACTCGTTAAAGCATATGGTGGCGTTGTCCAGCAAGCGCTTAAGCAGCTTCAAACAATTGAGAAAAAAATAACGACAAAGCTACGGCTAGAGTTAGACTATGGTTTGATGCCTGTTATCCAATCCGTAATGGACTTTTATCAAGCGCTAACCGTTGATTCAGACTATTCAGACTCAGTAGTGTTAGTGGTAGAAATAGAAAAAAATCAAGTCGATGCTTTTACCCAAGCAACGATCAATAAAAGTGGTGCAAAGGTAGTTGTAACCACTATAAATTAA